One segment of Carya illinoinensis cultivar Pawnee chromosome 1, C.illinoinensisPawnee_v1, whole genome shotgun sequence DNA contains the following:
- the LOC122280489 gene encoding protein FLUORESCENT IN BLUE LIGHT, chloroplastic isoform X1, giving the protein MAVVLRCSCIFTSPNPRRSPPPVPLVRKSHGSGKMDSLSFKGERFALSPRDTFDAPSEICHILPNLQCQGNIQLRTPTIAFVVSNALILTTPFKALAETCEAENSAFNMNMPLLLFVALIGATVGGLLARQRRGELKRLNEQLRQINAALRRQAKIESYAPSLSYAPVGGRIMENEVIVDPKKQELISRLKTGKNFLRNQELEKAFMEFKTALELAQNIMDPTEEKKAARGLGASLQRLGKYREAIKYHSMVLAISEREGEDSGNTEAYGAIADCYTELGDLERAAKFYDKYISRLETD; this is encoded by the exons ATGGCAGTTGTGCTCCGTTGCTCCTGCATCTTCACTTCTCCGAACCCTCGCCGATCTCCACCGCCCGTTCCATTAGTCAGAAAATCACATGGTTCAG GGAAGATGGATTCTCTTTCATTTAAAGGGGAGAGGTTTGCGTTGTCCCCGAGAGATACTTTTGATGCACCATCTGAGATTTGCCATATTTTGCCAAACTTACAATGTCAG GGGAACATACAGTTAAGGACTCCAACAATAGCATTTGTTGTCAGTAATGCCTTGATTTTAACTACACCTTTTAAAGCTCTGGCAGAAACGTGTGAGGCTGAAAACTCTGCTTTCAACATGAACATGCCTTTACTCCTATTTGTGGCCCTTATAGGAGCTACTGTTGGAG GGTTGCTTGCTCGGCAAAGGAGAGGGGAATTGAAGCGGCTGAATGAACAGCTGCGCCAGATCAATGCAGCTCTAAGAAGGCAAGCCAAGATTGAGTCCTATGCTCCCAGTTTGAGTTATGCTCCTGTTGGTGGAAGAATAATGGAGAACGAAGTAATTGTTGATCCAAAGAAGCAAGAGTTGATTTCTCGATTGAAGACCGGAAAGAATTTTTTGAGGAATCAAGAACTGGAGAAAGCATTCATGGAGTTTAAAACAGCTCTTGAGCTTGCTCAGAATATAATGGATCCTACTGAGGAGAAGAAAGCTGCAAGAGGTTTAG GAGCCTCACTGCAAAGGCTGGGCAAGTACCGGGAAGCCATCAAATACCATTCCATGGTTTTGGCAATCTCTGAGCGAGAAGGGGAGGACTCAGGAAACACAGAAGCTTATGGAGCAATAGCTGACTGTTATACTGAACTCGGAGATCTTGAACGAGCAGCGAAATTTTATGACAAATATATTTCAAGATTGGAAACAGATTAA
- the LOC122280476 gene encoding oligouridylate-binding protein 1B isoform X1: MQQQRLKQQQQQALMQQALLQQQSLYHPGLLAPPQIEPIPSGNLPPGFDPSSCRSVYVGNIHTQVTEPLLQEVFASTGPVENCKLIRKEKSSYGFIHYFDRRSAALAILHLNGRHLFGQPIKVNWAYASGQREDTSGHFNIFVGDLSPEVTDATLFACFSVYPSCSDARVMWDQKTGRSRGFGFVSFRSQQDAQSAINDLTGKWLGSRQIRCNWATKGAASNEDKQSSDAKSVVELTNGSSEDGKETTNNDAPENNPQYTTVYVGNLAPEVTQLDLHRHFHALGAGVIEEVRVQRDKGFGFVRYSNHAEAALAIQIGNTPSYLCGKQIKCSWGSKPTPSGTTSNPLPPPAAAPLPGLSATDLLAYERQLAMSKMGGVHALMHPQGQHPLKQAAMGMGTAGASQAIYDGGFQNIAAAQQLMYYQ, translated from the exons ATGCAGCAACAGAGGctgaagcagcagcagcagcaggctCTGATGCAGCAAGCTCTTCTTCAGCAACAATCTCTCTACCACCCTGGCCTCTTAGCTCCTCCTCAG ATTGAGCCAATTCCAAGTGGAAATCTTCCTCCTGGTTTTGATCCAAGTTCTTGCCGCAGTGT ATATGTGGGAAACATCCATACCCAAGTAACAGAACCACTTCTCCAAGAAGTTTTTGCAAGTACCGGTCCCGTGGAAAACTGCAAGCTTATTAGAAAGGAAAAG TCATCCTATGGGTTTATCCACTACTTTGATCGCAGATCAGCTGCTCTTGCTATACTGCATCTGAACGGGAGGCATTT ATTTGGCCAGCCTATCAAAGTTAATTGGGCGTATGCTAGTGGCCAGAGGGAGGACACATCAG GTCACTTCAACATATTTGTGGGTGATCTCAGCCCTGAGGTTACAGATGCTACGTTGTTTGCCTGCTTCTCTGTTTATCCTAGTTGTTC AGATGCAAGGGTTATGTGGGACCAGAAGACTGGGCGGTCAAGAGGGTTTGGATTTGTTTCTTTCCGGAGCCAACAG GATGCACAAAGTGCAATAAATGACTTAACTG GTAAGTGGCTTGGTAGTAGACAGATACGCTGTAATTGGGCAACAAAAGGGGCTGCATCCAATGAAGACAAGCAGAGCTCAGATGCCAAAAGTGTGGTAGAACTAACAAATGGCTCATCAG AAGATGGCAAAGAGACAACAAATAATGACGCTCCAGAGAATAACCCTCAGTATACCACTGTTTATGTGGGCAATCTTGCTCCAGAG GTCACTCAACTTGATCTCCATCGCCACTTCCATGCTCTTGGTGCTGGTGTAATTGAGGAGGTCCGGGTCCAGCGAGATAAAGGCTTCGGTTTTGTGAGATACAGTAATCATGCTGAGGCTGCACTGGCTATTCAGATTGGAAATACCCCGTCATATCTTTGTGGTAAACAAATTAAG TGCTCTTGGGGTAGCAAACCAACACCATCTGGAACAACTTCAAACCCACTCCCCCCGCCTGCAGCTGCACCTTTACCTGGCCTTTCTGCCACTGATCTTTTGGCCTACGAGCGACAACTAGCCATGAGCAAGATGGGTGGTGTTCATGCACTCATGCACCCTCAGGGGCAGCATCCTCTTAAGCAGGCAGCAATGGGAATGGGTACGGCTGGAGCAAGCCAAGCTATATATGATGGTGGGTTCCAGAACATTGCTGCCGCCCAGCAGCTCATGTATTACCAGTAA
- the LOC122280500 gene encoding protein TIFY 10B-like, with protein sequence MLKPGFKSTSEKSNFAQTCNLLSQYLKERGNLGDLSLGITRKPEPKENPERSLPAATTKDLLTKMEINSTEALRQNAVAPSNAQPMEFLPQLDCFRPSNSIDVAANNSRKPALKEPATMAQMTIFYAGQVLVLNDFPADKAREIVALVSKGSSNTSGGFVSAPGMDKVNSGRSMSPESTVLVAKSEKNTAQERHQQQPHEIASDLPIARRASLHRFFEKRKDRVAAKAPYQVNPLPRAPPKPEESNPWIELMEGESAKQLELKL encoded by the exons ATGTTGAAGCCCGGCTTTAAGTCGACATCGGAGAAGTCCAATTTTGCACAGACATGCAACCTCTTGAGCCAGTACTTGAAGGAGAGAGGAAATCTCGGAGATCTCAGCCTTGGAATCACTCGGAAACCGGAACCCAAAG AAAATCCAGAAAGATCTCTTCCGGCGGCAACCACTAAAGATTTATTAACAAAAATGGAGATCAATTCAACCGAGGCTTTGAGACAGAACGCCGTGGCTCCTTCAAATGCGCAACCCATGGAATTTCTTCCACAGTTGGACTGTTTCCGTCCCTCAAACTCGATCGACGTTGCGGCCAATAACTCCAG GAAACCAGCACTCAAGGAGCCTGCAACGATGGCCCAGATGACGATATTTTATGCCGGCCAAGTACTAGTACTGAACGACTTTCCGGCCGACAAGGCAAGGGAGATCGTGGCTTTAGTTAGCAAGGGAAGCTCTAATACTTCCGGTGGCTTTGTTTCTGCTCCCGGCATGGACAAAGTTAATTCAGGAAGATCTATGTCTCCTGAATCAACTGTACTTGTAGCCAAGTCCGAAAAGAATACTGCCCAAGAACGCCATCAACAACAACCTCATGAAATTGCTTCTG ATTTGCCAATTGCAAGGAGGGCTTCGCTCCACCGGTTCTTTGAGAAGAGGAAGGATAG GGTGGCGGCAAAAGCACCGTATCAAGTGAACCCACTTCCCCGAGCTCCTCCCAAGCCCGAGGAAAGCAATCCATGGATCGAGCTCATGGAAGGTGAATCTGCAAAACAGCTTGAGCTTAAGTTATAG
- the LOC122280489 gene encoding protein FLUORESCENT IN BLUE LIGHT, chloroplastic isoform X2 — MSGMMGNIQLRTPTIAFVVSNALILTTPFKALAETCEAENSAFNMNMPLLLFVALIGATVGGLLARQRRGELKRLNEQLRQINAALRRQAKIESYAPSLSYAPVGGRIMENEVIVDPKKQELISRLKTGKNFLRNQELEKAFMEFKTALELAQNIMDPTEEKKAARGLGASLQRLGKYREAIKYHSMVLAISEREGEDSGNTEAYGAIADCYTELGDLERAAKFYDKYISRLETD, encoded by the exons ATGTCAGGTATGATG GGGAACATACAGTTAAGGACTCCAACAATAGCATTTGTTGTCAGTAATGCCTTGATTTTAACTACACCTTTTAAAGCTCTGGCAGAAACGTGTGAGGCTGAAAACTCTGCTTTCAACATGAACATGCCTTTACTCCTATTTGTGGCCCTTATAGGAGCTACTGTTGGAG GGTTGCTTGCTCGGCAAAGGAGAGGGGAATTGAAGCGGCTGAATGAACAGCTGCGCCAGATCAATGCAGCTCTAAGAAGGCAAGCCAAGATTGAGTCCTATGCTCCCAGTTTGAGTTATGCTCCTGTTGGTGGAAGAATAATGGAGAACGAAGTAATTGTTGATCCAAAGAAGCAAGAGTTGATTTCTCGATTGAAGACCGGAAAGAATTTTTTGAGGAATCAAGAACTGGAGAAAGCATTCATGGAGTTTAAAACAGCTCTTGAGCTTGCTCAGAATATAATGGATCCTACTGAGGAGAAGAAAGCTGCAAGAGGTTTAG GAGCCTCACTGCAAAGGCTGGGCAAGTACCGGGAAGCCATCAAATACCATTCCATGGTTTTGGCAATCTCTGAGCGAGAAGGGGAGGACTCAGGAAACACAGAAGCTTATGGAGCAATAGCTGACTGTTATACTGAACTCGGAGATCTTGAACGAGCAGCGAAATTTTATGACAAATATATTTCAAGATTGGAAACAGATTAA
- the LOC122280505 gene encoding exocyst complex component EXO70A1 — protein sequence MEPPENSRIPLDAAEKIILQWDSTASEEARERMIFESDRQEVDRYLQAIDEIQRSLSSTSLSGEDSQGSNKVNTTIQIAMARLEDEFRNILLAHTSPIETDSFTSTAGIDPSSSTLSFSSITTNHTELDDLVDEHFGEEDLEDASGRSSYRSSCSIREIDLVPSDAIFDLRSIAERMISAGYLRECIQVYGSVRKSAVDSSFRRLGIEKLSIGDIQRLEWEQLETKIRRWIRAAKVCVRVLFASEKRLCEQIFEGMGTAVDDACFMETVKGPAIQLFNFAEAISISRRSPEKLFKILDLHDALMDLIPDIDVVFESKSSESIRIQAAEILSRLAEAARGILSEFESAVLREPSKVPVPGGTIHPLTRYVMNYISLISDYKQTMNELVVSKPSTGSRYSGDPTTPDMEFAELEGKTPLALHLIWVIVILQFNLEGKSKHYKDTSLAHLFMMNNVHYIVQKVKGSTELREMIGDDYLRKLTGKLRQAATNYQRATWVRVLYCLRDEGLHVSGSFSSGVSKTALRERFKSFNAMFEEVHRTQAAWLVPDPQLREELRISISEKLIPAYRSFFGRFRSHIENGKHPENYIKYSVEDLETAVLDFFEGYQVSQHLRRRSG from the coding sequence atggaGCCGCCGGAGAATAGCAGAATACCGTTGGATGCGGCGGAGAAAATAATTCTACAGTGGGACTCCACGGCGTCAGAAGAAGCGAGAGAGAGAATGATCTTCGAGTCCGATCGCCAGGAGGTCGATCGTTACTTACAGGCCATCGATGAAATCCAACGGTCGTTATCGTCGACCTCACTATCCGGCGAAGATAGTCAAGGCAGCAACAAGGTGAACACCACCATCCAGATCGCCATGGCTCGCCTAGAGGACGAGTTCCGCAACATCCTCCTTGCCCACACCTCTCCCATCGAAACCGACTCCTTCACCAGCACCGCAGGCATCGATCCCAGCTCCTCCACCCTCTCCTTCTCTTCTATAACTACCAATCATACTGAACTCGACGACCTCGTCGATGAACATTTCGGGGAAGAGGATCTCGAGGACGCCAGCGGCAGATCAAGTTACCGATCATCCTGTAGCATCCGCGAGATCGATCTCGTACCGTCCGATGCGATCTTTGACCTCCGAAGCATCGCAGAGCGGATGATCTCCGCCGGCTACCTCCGCGAGTGCATTCAAGTCTACGGCAGCGTCCGAAAATCGGCAGTTGACTCGAGTTTTCGGAGGCTAGGGATCGAAAAACTGAGTATTGGCGATATACAGAGGTTAGAGTGGGAGCAACTGGAGACGAAGATCCGACGGTGGATACGAGCCGCAAAGGTCTGCGTCAGGGTTTTGTTCGCGAGTGAGAAAAGGCTCTGCGAGCAGATTTTCGAAGGAATGGGAACCGCCGTGGACGATGCGTGTTTTATGGAGACTGTTAAGGGCCCGGCGATTCAGTTGTTTAATTTTGCCGAGGCGATCAGTATAAGCCGGCGGTCCCCCGAGAAGTTGTTCAAAATCCTCGACCTCCACGACGCGTTAATGGATTTGATACCGGACATCGACGTTGTGTTCGAATCGAAATCATCCGAGTCGATACGGATTCAGGCAGCAGAGATTTTATCTCGGCTTGCGGAGGCTGCGAGGGGAATCTTGTCGGAGTTTGAGAGCGCGGTACTGCGCGAGCCGTCGAAAGTCCCAGTGCCGGGCGGTACGATTCACCCACTGACGAGGTACGTGATGAATTATATAAGCTTGATTTCGGATTATAAGCAGACTATGAATGAGCTTGTCGTGTCAAAACCTTCTACCGGGTCAAGGTATTCGGGTGATCCGACGACTCCGGATATGGAGTTTGCGGAGCTAGAGGGAAAGACCCCTTTGGCGCTTCATTTGATTTGGGTGATTGTAATTTTGCAATTCAACTTGGAGGGCAAGTCGAAGCATTACAAGGATACTTCTTTAGCTCATTTATTTATGATGAACAACGTGCACTACATTGTTCAAAAAGTGAAAGGGTCGACGGagttaagagaaatgataggcGACGACTATCTGAGGAAGCTAACCGGGAAGTTGAGGCAGGCCGCGACTAATTATCAGAGGGCGACTTGGGTGAGGGTATTGTATTGTTTGAGAGATGAGGGGTTGCATGTGAGTGGGAGTTTTTCGTCTGGGGTTTCCAAGACTGCTTTGAGAGAGAGGTTCAAGTCGTTTAATGCTATGTTTGAGGAGGTTCATAGGACTCAAGCTGCTTGGTTGGTACCCGATCCGCAGCTTAGGGAGGAGCTGCGGATATCTATATCTGAGAAGTTGATCCCGGCTTATAGGTCATTCTTTGGGCGGTTCAGGAGCCATATAGAGAACGGAAAGCACCCCGAGAATTACATCAAGTATTCAGTGGAGGATTTGGAGACTGCTGTCCTGGATTTCTTTGAGGGCTACCAGGTGTCCCAGCACCTGAGAAGGAGATCTGGATGA
- the LOC122280476 gene encoding oligouridylate-binding protein 1B isoform X2, which translates to MQQQRLKQQQQQALMQQALLQQQSLYHPGLLAPPQIEPIPSGNLPPGFDPSSCRSVYVGNIHTQVTEPLLQEVFASTGPVENCKLIRKEKSSYGFIHYFDRRSAALAILHLNGRHLFGQPIKVNWAYASGQREDTSGHFNIFVGDLSPEVTDATLFACFSVYPSCSDARVMWDQKTGRSRGFGFVSFRSQQDAQSAINDLTGKWLGSRQIRCNWATKGAASNEDKQSSDAKSVVELTNGSSDGKETTNNDAPENNPQYTTVYVGNLAPEVTQLDLHRHFHALGAGVIEEVRVQRDKGFGFVRYSNHAEAALAIQIGNTPSYLCGKQIKCSWGSKPTPSGTTSNPLPPPAAAPLPGLSATDLLAYERQLAMSKMGGVHALMHPQGQHPLKQAAMGMGTAGASQAIYDGGFQNIAAAQQLMYYQ; encoded by the exons ATGCAGCAACAGAGGctgaagcagcagcagcagcaggctCTGATGCAGCAAGCTCTTCTTCAGCAACAATCTCTCTACCACCCTGGCCTCTTAGCTCCTCCTCAG ATTGAGCCAATTCCAAGTGGAAATCTTCCTCCTGGTTTTGATCCAAGTTCTTGCCGCAGTGT ATATGTGGGAAACATCCATACCCAAGTAACAGAACCACTTCTCCAAGAAGTTTTTGCAAGTACCGGTCCCGTGGAAAACTGCAAGCTTATTAGAAAGGAAAAG TCATCCTATGGGTTTATCCACTACTTTGATCGCAGATCAGCTGCTCTTGCTATACTGCATCTGAACGGGAGGCATTT ATTTGGCCAGCCTATCAAAGTTAATTGGGCGTATGCTAGTGGCCAGAGGGAGGACACATCAG GTCACTTCAACATATTTGTGGGTGATCTCAGCCCTGAGGTTACAGATGCTACGTTGTTTGCCTGCTTCTCTGTTTATCCTAGTTGTTC AGATGCAAGGGTTATGTGGGACCAGAAGACTGGGCGGTCAAGAGGGTTTGGATTTGTTTCTTTCCGGAGCCAACAG GATGCACAAAGTGCAATAAATGACTTAACTG GTAAGTGGCTTGGTAGTAGACAGATACGCTGTAATTGGGCAACAAAAGGGGCTGCATCCAATGAAGACAAGCAGAGCTCAGATGCCAAAAGTGTGGTAGAACTAACAAATGGCTCATCAG ATGGCAAAGAGACAACAAATAATGACGCTCCAGAGAATAACCCTCAGTATACCACTGTTTATGTGGGCAATCTTGCTCCAGAG GTCACTCAACTTGATCTCCATCGCCACTTCCATGCTCTTGGTGCTGGTGTAATTGAGGAGGTCCGGGTCCAGCGAGATAAAGGCTTCGGTTTTGTGAGATACAGTAATCATGCTGAGGCTGCACTGGCTATTCAGATTGGAAATACCCCGTCATATCTTTGTGGTAAACAAATTAAG TGCTCTTGGGGTAGCAAACCAACACCATCTGGAACAACTTCAAACCCACTCCCCCCGCCTGCAGCTGCACCTTTACCTGGCCTTTCTGCCACTGATCTTTTGGCCTACGAGCGACAACTAGCCATGAGCAAGATGGGTGGTGTTCATGCACTCATGCACCCTCAGGGGCAGCATCCTCTTAAGCAGGCAGCAATGGGAATGGGTACGGCTGGAGCAAGCCAAGCTATATATGATGGTGGGTTCCAGAACATTGCTGCCGCCCAGCAGCTCATGTATTACCAGTAA
- the LOC122300754 gene encoding ethylene-responsive transcription factor 14-like, translating to MRIFRRVPYASPPLHLQNRFRVSSALPPSAKEFPPPCSLCALPPFAISLSLALSRRHPSRKALDLRNLPRTRVWLETYDTAKEAAMVYDREAICLRGPDALINFVKPLLFITSMPYGPPSQPEANTESHSTSSTASVSSTQRQDIDVVGVSDYDSGKESHSPYSPTSVL from the coding sequence ATGCGAATCTTTCGCCGTGTTCCCTATGCTTCCCCTCCCCTCCATCTGCAGAATCGTTTTCGTGTTTCCTCTGCACTCCCTCCCTCTGCCAAAGAATTTCCTCCCCCGTGTTCCCTCTGTGCTCTCCCTCCCTTTgccatatctctctctctcgctctctctcgtCGACATCCCTCAAGAAAAGCCCTAGATCTAAGAAATCTCCCTCGAACGAGGGTCTGGCTGGAGACGTACGACACCGCCAAAGAGGCAGCTATGGTTTACGACAGGGAGGCCATTTGCCTTAGGGGCCCCGACGCTCTCATCAATTTTGTAAAGCCTTTGCTTTTCATCACCTCCATGCCTTATGGCCCACCATCACAACCAGAGGCTAATACTGAGAGTCACTCAACAAGTAGCACTGCTTCGGTAAGCTCTACTCAACGACAAGATATCGATGTTGTAGGGGTTTCCGATTACGATTCTGGGAAAGAATCTCACAGTCCCTATTCTCCAACTTCTGTTCTCTGA